The following are encoded in a window of Pseudomonas sp. JQ170C genomic DNA:
- a CDS encoding glutamine synthetase family protein, protein MQFAPLEQARTFLAQNPDIEMIELFILDANGVPRGKLLHREELLAVYESGRPLPSTILGLTLNGDDVENSGLVWDVGDIDCRAYPLENSLVRLPWRQIPTAAVQVSMHPSEGMPATIADPRHLLVKVVDALKAEGYHPVMACELEFYLLDQKRDSHGRPQPALDNDGGRPRGTQVYGLRELEQIEPFLADLYAACKAQGIPARTAISEYAPGQVEITLEHGDALLAMDQAVRYKRLVKGVAHKHGMQACFMAKPFDDLAGTGMHMHVSLADAEGNNLYASDDKAGTPLLRQSVAGMLKHLLDSLLLFCPNANSYRRFQANSYAPLAPTWGVDNRTVSLRIPGGPANSRHIEHRICGADANPYLAAAAILASIHHGIRQQLDPGAPVEGNGYAQAKQLLPTDWLTSLKALESSSWAREAFGEAFLGVYLAVKRAEYRQFMAEVGEQDWRWYLTQA, encoded by the coding sequence ATGCAATTTGCCCCCCTTGAGCAGGCCCGAACGTTCCTGGCACAAAACCCCGATATCGAAATGATCGAGCTGTTCATCCTCGATGCCAACGGCGTGCCCCGCGGCAAGCTGCTGCACCGCGAAGAACTGCTGGCGGTGTATGAAAGCGGCCGGCCGCTGCCCAGCACCATCCTTGGCCTGACCCTCAATGGCGATGATGTCGAGAACTCCGGGCTGGTGTGGGACGTGGGCGATATCGACTGCCGCGCCTATCCGCTGGAAAACAGCCTGGTGCGCCTGCCCTGGCGGCAGATTCCCACCGCGGCGGTGCAGGTCAGCATGCACCCCAGCGAAGGCATGCCGGCGACCATCGCCGACCCGCGCCACTTGCTGGTCAAGGTCGTCGATGCACTCAAGGCCGAGGGTTACCACCCGGTCATGGCGTGTGAGCTGGAGTTCTACCTGCTCGATCAGAAGCGCGACTCGCACGGCCGCCCACAACCGGCACTCGACAACGACGGCGGTCGCCCTCGCGGTACCCAGGTGTATGGCCTGCGCGAACTGGAACAGATCGAGCCGTTCCTCGCCGACCTGTACGCCGCCTGCAAGGCCCAGGGCATTCCGGCGCGCACCGCGATTTCCGAGTACGCCCCGGGCCAGGTGGAAATTACCCTTGAGCACGGCGATGCGCTGCTGGCGATGGACCAGGCGGTGCGCTACAAACGCCTGGTCAAAGGCGTGGCACACAAGCACGGCATGCAGGCCTGCTTCATGGCCAAGCCCTTCGACGACCTGGCCGGCACCGGCATGCACATGCACGTGAGCCTGGCCGATGCCGAAGGCAACAACCTCTACGCCAGCGACGACAAGGCCGGTACCCCGCTGCTGCGCCAGTCGGTGGCCGGCATGCTCAAGCATCTGCTCGACTCGCTGCTGCTGTTCTGCCCCAACGCCAACTCGTACCGGCGCTTCCAGGCCAACAGCTACGCGCCACTGGCGCCGACCTGGGGCGTCGACAACCGCACCGTGAGCCTGCGCATACCGGGCGGCCCGGCCAACAGTCGGCATATCGAGCACCGCATCTGTGGTGCCGATGCCAACCCGTACCTGGCCGCAGCAGCGATCCTCGCCAGCATCCACCACGGCATCCGCCAGCAGCTCGACCCGGGCGCCCCGGTCGAAGGCAACGGCTATGCCCAGGCCAAGCAGCTGTTGCCTACCGACTGGCTGACATCGCTCAAGGCCCTGGAGTCTTCAAGCTGGGCGCGCGAGGCGTTTGGCGAAGCGTTCCTCGGCGTTTACCTGGCGGTCAAACGCGCCGAGTACCGTCAGTTCATGGCCGAAGTCGGCGAACAGGACTGGCGCTGGTACCTGACCCAGGCCTGA
- the hrpA gene encoding ATP-dependent RNA helicase HrpA, producing the protein MTDHAIDQLLKNLDHAMIAERHRLRRQLHELRKRPDEAKLAQWVEKVQASCAQVTARQASVPRIRYDDSLPIAAKRDEIKKVLAEHQVLIIAGETGSGKTTQLPKICLELGRGQHGLIAHTQPRRIAARSVATRVAEELGTPLGALVGYQVRFEDQSDANTLVKLMTDGILLAETQHDRFLERYDTIIVDEAHERSLNIDFLLGYLKTLLPRRPDLKVIITSATIDLERFSKHFNDAPIIEVSGRTYPVETWYRPLTSEQDEEGNRVEDDLTVDQAILATLDEIAAFERGQGKGPGDVLVFLPGEREIRDAAEMLRKAQLRHTEILPLYARLSPAEQQKIFQSHPGRRVVLATNVAETSLTVPGIRYVIDSGTARISRYSYRAKVQRLPIEAVSQASANQRKGRCGRVEPGICVRLYSEEDFNARPAFTDPEILRTNLAAVILQMLHLRLGEIDAFPFIEPPDGKAISDGFNLLQELSAVNRENQLTPLGRQLARLPVDPRLGRMLLEGAKQGSLNELLIVASALSVQDPRERPPERQQAADQAHAQWKDVDSDFAALVNVWRGFEEQRQALTASPLRNWCRKNFLNYLRLREWRDAHRQLSLICRDLQLSINKEPADYPKLHKAILSGLLSQIGQKTEDGDYLGARQRRFWVHPSSGLGKKRPQWIMTAELVETTKLYARMVAKIEPDWIEPLAGHLIKKNHFEPHWEKKRGQVVAFEQVTLYGMIVVGRRPVHFGPIDPVMSRELFIREALVGGEIQSKAKCLTANRQLLEQLDELEAKARRRDILADEETLYGFYEARLPAEIHQTATFDSWYRVNSQKDPQLLIMREEDVLAREASEVTAAQYPDTLRLGELSLALSYHFEPNHPRDGVTVRVPAPLLPSLPGERLEWLVPGLLEAKCIALVRNLPKALRKNFVPVPDFVKAALQRMTFAEGSLPQALGRELLRMTGARVSDEAWAEAAGQVDDHLKMNLEVVDARGKFLGEGRDLAELTARFAAASQAALAVPQTEKSQQPVQAKAFAQVAETAQQKIAGLSMTVYPALVEENGTVKEGRFSTLAEAEFQHRRALQRLLLQQLAEPAKFLRGKLPGLTELGLLYRELGRIEALVEDILLASLDSCILEGESTLPRDGAGLASLAERKRGSWTEHAERLARLTLEILKLWHGLQKRFKGKIDLAQAVALNDIKQQLGNLVYPGFVRETPGVWLKELPRYLKAIELRLEKLGSQVQKDRVWSGELGNLWTQYKARADKHAQEGKRDEQLTLYRWWLEEYRVSLFAQQLGTKVPVSDKRLSKQWGQVEA; encoded by the coding sequence ATGACTGACCACGCCATCGATCAACTGCTGAAAAACCTCGACCACGCCATGATTGCCGAGCGCCACCGCCTGCGCCGCCAATTGCATGAATTGCGCAAACGCCCGGACGAGGCGAAGTTGGCCCAGTGGGTGGAGAAGGTCCAGGCGTCCTGCGCCCAGGTCACCGCGCGCCAGGCCAGTGTGCCGCGCATCCGTTACGACGACAGCCTGCCGATTGCGGCCAAGCGGGACGAGATCAAGAAGGTCCTGGCCGAGCATCAGGTGCTGATCATTGCCGGGGAAACCGGCTCGGGCAAAACCACCCAGCTGCCGAAAATCTGCCTGGAACTGGGCCGTGGCCAGCATGGCCTGATCGCCCACACCCAGCCGCGGCGTATCGCGGCGCGCAGTGTTGCCACCCGGGTGGCCGAAGAGCTCGGCACGCCGCTGGGCGCATTGGTGGGCTATCAGGTGCGCTTTGAAGACCAGAGCGATGCCAACACCCTGGTCAAGCTGATGACCGATGGCATCCTGCTGGCGGAAACCCAGCACGACCGTTTTCTCGAGCGCTACGACACCATCATTGTCGACGAAGCCCACGAGCGCAGCCTGAACATCGACTTCCTGCTCGGCTACCTGAAAACCCTGCTGCCGCGTCGCCCGGACCTGAAGGTGATCATCACCTCGGCCACCATTGACCTGGAGCGTTTTTCCAAGCACTTCAACGATGCTCCGATCATCGAAGTGTCCGGCCGCACCTACCCGGTGGAAACCTGGTACCGGCCTCTGACCAGCGAGCAGGACGAGGAGGGCAACCGGGTCGAAGACGACCTCACGGTAGACCAGGCCATTCTCGCCACCCTCGACGAAATTGCCGCCTTCGAGCGCGGCCAGGGCAAAGGCCCGGGCGATGTGCTGGTGTTCTTGCCCGGCGAGCGCGAGATTCGCGACGCCGCCGAAATGCTGCGCAAGGCCCAGCTGCGCCACACCGAAATCCTGCCGTTGTACGCGCGCCTGTCGCCGGCCGAGCAGCAGAAGATCTTCCAGTCCCATCCGGGCCGCCGCGTGGTGCTGGCGACCAACGTTGCCGAAACCTCGCTGACGGTGCCGGGCATTCGCTACGTGATCGACAGCGGCACGGCGCGTATCAGCCGCTACAGCTACCGCGCCAAGGTTCAGCGCCTGCCGATCGAGGCGGTGTCCCAGGCCAGCGCCAACCAGCGTAAAGGCCGATGCGGGCGGGTCGAGCCGGGCATCTGCGTGCGCCTCTACAGCGAGGAAGACTTCAACGCCCGCCCGGCCTTTACCGACCCCGAGATCCTGCGTACCAACCTGGCGGCAGTTATCCTGCAGATGCTTCACCTGCGCCTGGGTGAGATCGACGCCTTCCCGTTCATCGAGCCGCCAGATGGCAAGGCCATCAGTGACGGTTTCAACCTCTTGCAGGAGCTCTCGGCGGTCAACCGCGAGAACCAGCTGACGCCGCTGGGCCGGCAACTGGCGCGCTTGCCCGTCGACCCGCGCCTGGGCCGCATGCTGCTCGAAGGCGCCAAGCAAGGCAGCCTGAACGAGCTGTTGATCGTCGCCAGTGCCCTGTCGGTGCAAGATCCGCGCGAGCGTCCGCCCGAGCGCCAGCAGGCTGCCGACCAGGCCCATGCACAATGGAAGGATGTCGATTCGGACTTCGCCGCCCTGGTCAACGTGTGGCGTGGTTTTGAAGAGCAACGCCAGGCCCTGACCGCGAGCCCCTTGCGCAACTGGTGCCGCAAGAACTTCCTGAATTATCTGCGCCTGCGCGAATGGCGCGATGCCCACCGACAATTGAGCCTGATCTGCCGCGACTTGCAGTTGAGCATCAACAAAGAGCCGGCCGACTACCCGAAACTGCACAAGGCCATCCTCTCGGGCCTGCTCAGCCAGATCGGCCAGAAGACTGAAGACGGTGACTACCTCGGTGCACGCCAGCGTCGCTTCTGGGTGCATCCGTCGTCGGGGCTGGGGAAAAAACGCCCGCAGTGGATCATGACCGCGGAGCTGGTGGAAACCACCAAGCTGTACGCGCGCATGGTGGCCAAGATCGAGCCGGACTGGATCGAGCCACTGGCCGGCCACCTGATCAAGAAGAACCACTTCGAGCCGCACTGGGAGAAGAAGCGCGGCCAGGTGGTGGCCTTCGAGCAGGTCACGCTGTACGGCATGATCGTGGTCGGCCGGCGCCCGGTGCACTTCGGGCCGATTGACCCGGTGATGTCCCGCGAGCTGTTTATTCGTGAAGCGCTGGTGGGCGGCGAAATCCAGTCCAAGGCCAAGTGTCTGACGGCCAACCGCCAATTGCTGGAGCAGCTCGACGAGTTGGAAGCCAAGGCCCGTCGCCGCGACATTCTGGCCGACGAGGAAACCCTGTACGGCTTCTATGAGGCGCGTCTGCCGGCTGAAATCCACCAGACCGCCACCTTCGACAGCTGGTACCGGGTCAACAGCCAGAAAGACCCGCAGTTGTTGATCATGCGCGAGGAAGACGTGCTGGCGCGCGAGGCCAGTGAAGTGACGGCGGCGCAGTACCCCGACACCTTGCGCCTGGGCGAACTGAGCCTGGCCTTGAGTTATCACTTCGAGCCCAACCATCCCCGTGACGGCGTCACGGTGCGGGTACCGGCGCCGCTGCTGCCGAGCCTGCCGGGTGAGCGCCTGGAATGGCTGGTGCCGGGCCTGCTCGAAGCCAAGTGCATTGCCCTGGTGCGCAACCTGCCCAAGGCCTTGCGCAAGAACTTCGTACCGGTGCCGGATTTCGTCAAGGCCGCACTGCAGCGCATGACCTTTGCCGAAGGCTCGCTGCCCCAGGCGCTGGGGCGTGAGCTGCTGCGCATGACCGGCGCGCGGGTCAGCGACGAGGCCTGGGCCGAAGCGGCCGGGCAGGTGGACGATCACCTGAAGATGAATCTGGAAGTGGTCGATGCCCGGGGCAAGTTTCTCGGCGAAGGCCGCGATCTGGCCGAGTTGACTGCACGCTTTGCCGCGGCAAGCCAGGCTGCGCTGGCGGTGCCGCAGACGGAAAAGAGCCAGCAACCGGTGCAGGCCAAGGCGTTTGCCCAGGTGGCCGAGACGGCGCAACAAAAGATCGCCGGCCTTTCGATGACGGTCTACCCCGCCTTGGTGGAGGAGAATGGCACGGTCAAGGAAGGGCGCTTCTCGACCCTGGCCGAGGCCGAGTTCCAGCACCGCCGCGCGTTGCAGCGGCTGTTGCTGCAGCAGTTGGCAGAGCCGGCCAAGTTTCTGCGCGGCAAGCTGCCGGGCCTTACTGAGCTTGGGCTGCTGTACCGTGAACTGGGGCGCATCGAGGCGCTGGTCGAGGACATCCTGCTGGCCAGCCTCGACAGTTGCATCCTCGAAGGTGAAAGCACCTTGCCCCGCGATGGCGCAGGCCTGGCGTCGCTGGCCGAGCGCAAGCGGGGCAGTTGGACCGAGCACGCCGAGCGCCTGGCACGCCTGACGCTGGAGATCCTCAAGCTCTGGCACGGCCTGCAAAAGCGCTTCAAGGGCAAGATCGACCTGGCCCAGGCCGTAGCGCTCAACGATATCAAGCAGCAGCTGGGCAACCTGGTGTACCCGGGCTTTGTCCGCGAAACCCCGGGGGTGTGGCTCAAGGAGTTGCCGCGTTACCTGAAGGCCATCGAACTGCGCCTTGAGAAACTCGGCAGCCAGGTCCAGAAGGATCGGGTGTGGAGCGGCGAACTGGGCAACTTATGGACCCAATACAAGGCCCGTGCCGACAAGCATGCCCAGGAAGGCAAGCGCGATGAACAGCTGACGTTGTATCGCTGGTGGCTTGAGGAATACCGGGTTTCACTGTTCGCCCAGCAGCTGGGTACCAAGGTGCCGGTTTCCGACAAACGACTGAGCAAGCAGTGGGGGCAGGTGGAAGCCTAA
- a CDS encoding beta-ketoacyl-ACP synthase III codes for MHNVVISGTGLYTPANSISNEELVESFNAYVQQFNADNAQAIERGEVQALAESSAGFIEKASGIKSRFVMDKAGILDPQRMAPRLPERSNDEPSILCQMAVAAAEQALERAGRTAADVDAVIVACSNLQRPYPAIAIEVQQALGINGFGFDMNVACSSATFGIQTACNSVQLGQARAVLVISPEICTGHLNFRDRDSHFIFGDAATAVLVERADLATSAHQFDIVSTKLLTQFSNNIRNNFGFLNRAAEEGIGAPDKLFVQEGRKVFREVCPMVAELIGQHLAENNLNVSDVKRFWLHQANLSMNHLIVKKLLGRDALEEEAPVILDTYANTSSAGSVIALHKHQDDLPKGSLGVLSSFGAGYSIGSVILRKR; via the coding sequence GTGCATAACGTCGTCATCAGCGGCACCGGCCTGTACACCCCGGCCAACAGCATCTCCAACGAGGAGCTGGTGGAATCCTTCAACGCCTATGTGCAGCAGTTCAACGCTGACAACGCCCAGGCCATCGAGCGTGGCGAAGTGCAGGCCCTGGCCGAGTCCAGCGCCGGGTTCATCGAAAAGGCCTCCGGCATCAAGAGCCGCTTTGTCATGGACAAGGCCGGTATCCTCGACCCCCAGCGCATGGCCCCGCGCCTGCCCGAGCGTTCCAACGACGAACCCTCGATCCTTTGCCAGATGGCCGTGGCGGCTGCCGAACAGGCGCTGGAACGCGCCGGTCGCACCGCTGCCGATGTCGATGCGGTAATCGTGGCCTGCTCCAACCTGCAACGGCCTTACCCGGCCATTGCCATCGAAGTGCAGCAGGCCCTGGGCATCAACGGCTTTGGCTTTGACATGAACGTGGCGTGCTCCTCGGCCACCTTCGGCATCCAGACTGCCTGCAACAGCGTGCAACTCGGCCAGGCCCGCGCCGTGCTGGTGATCAGCCCCGAGATCTGCACCGGCCACCTCAACTTCCGTGACCGCGACAGTCATTTCATCTTCGGTGATGCGGCCACTGCGGTGCTGGTCGAGCGTGCCGATCTTGCGACCTCGGCGCACCAGTTCGACATCGTCAGCACCAAGCTGCTGACCCAGTTCTCCAACAACATCCGCAACAACTTCGGCTTCCTCAACCGGGCGGCAGAAGAGGGTATCGGCGCGCCCGACAAACTCTTCGTCCAGGAAGGCCGCAAGGTGTTCCGCGAAGTCTGCCCGATGGTGGCCGAGCTGATCGGTCAGCACCTGGCCGAGAACAACCTCAACGTCAGCGACGTCAAGCGCTTCTGGCTGCACCAGGCCAACCTGAGCATGAACCACCTGATCGTCAAGAAACTGCTCGGTCGGGACGCCCTGGAAGAAGAGGCCCCGGTGATTCTCGATACCTACGCCAACACCAGTTCGGCAGGTTCGGTGATTGCCCTGCACAAGCACCAGGACGACTTGCCCAAGGGCTCGCTGGGTGTGCTCAGCTCCTTCGGTGCCGGCTACTCGATCGGCAGTGTGATTCTGCGCAAGCGCTGA
- a CDS encoding RNA polymerase sigma factor, protein MTVESDARFLERLLRGEQQAFKELVTTYQGAMRAVAYAILGSRQADEAVQDAWLAVVRGLPGFQGRSSLKTWLLTITANAAKNRYKQNRREVLLDDLPSPHGTVGDDRFASDGHWLLAPHAWHQDSPEALLSQDELRECLEHTLLSLSQLQSSVLILRERQGLELEEICNLLDISLSNVRVLLHRARLKVFATLEHFEETGQC, encoded by the coding sequence ATGACGGTCGAGTCCGATGCACGTTTCCTTGAACGCCTGTTGCGCGGTGAGCAACAGGCGTTCAAGGAACTGGTGACCACCTACCAGGGCGCCATGCGCGCCGTGGCCTATGCCATCCTTGGCAGCCGCCAGGCCGATGAAGCCGTGCAGGATGCCTGGCTGGCGGTGGTGCGCGGCTTGCCGGGTTTCCAGGGGCGCTCAAGCCTCAAGACCTGGCTGCTGACCATCACCGCCAACGCGGCCAAGAACCGCTACAAGCAGAACCGCCGCGAAGTCCTGCTTGATGATCTGCCGTCCCCCCATGGCACCGTCGGCGATGACCGATTCGCCAGTGACGGCCATTGGCTGTTGGCGCCTCACGCCTGGCACCAGGACTCCCCCGAAGCGCTGCTGAGTCAGGACGAGCTGCGCGAATGCCTGGAGCACACCTTGCTCAGTCTGTCGCAGCTGCAAAGCAGCGTGCTGATACTGCGCGAGCGCCAGGGGCTGGAACTGGAGGAGATCTGTAATCTTCTCGACATCTCGCTCTCCAATGTCCGCGTGCTGTTGCACCGGGCGAGGCTGAAAGTCTTCGCCACCCTGGAGCACTTCGAGGAAACCGGCCAATGCTGA
- a CDS encoding zf-HC2 domain-containing protein produces MLSCKDLVARSSDYLDGQLALGETLLAHQHLLFCKNCRRFIKQMRLAQATVKALPEAPVDDADEIVQRLTDAHRDQNPR; encoded by the coding sequence ATGCTGAGCTGCAAAGACTTGGTCGCTCGCTCAAGCGATTACCTGGATGGACAACTGGCCCTGGGCGAAACCCTGTTGGCGCACCAGCACCTGTTGTTCTGCAAAAACTGTCGACGGTTCATCAAACAGATGCGCCTGGCACAGGCGACAGTCAAGGCGCTGCCCGAGGCGCCGGTAGACGATGCCGACGAAATCGTCCAGCGCCTGACCGACGCCCACCGGGACCAGAATCCCCGCTGA
- a CDS encoding OprO/OprP family phosphate-selective porin, with amino-acid sequence MIRKHFAGFAASALAMAVTAQAFAGTVTTDGADIVVKTKGGLEVATTDKEFSFKLGGRIQADYSRFDGFYTNNGNTADAGYFRRAYLELGGVMYTDWAYAIAYDFSHNSGGDNRSEDGYFDEASLAYNGFKPVSIKVGRFDPEFGLEKATSSKWVTAQERTAAYDLVDWTNSHNGGMGLQASGNAGDSLYGSVGVFAKDATNQDKDGDSTKQFNLRGVFAPMHEAGNVLHFGINYAQRDLSDTAFDGRIRSRLGMRGVSTDGGQDAGSNGNRLTLGGANNSPVGSYDTDKAWNLEAAWAMGPFSVQGEYIKRDVEADSAAFSDIKADGYYGQLAYTITGEARGYKLGKFDAIKPSNKQIGAWEVFYRYDHLSVDDDNGAFANIDDVEAKVHNVGVNWYANESIKLSGVYVKANVDNAENAVGDDSGDGFVMRAQYVF; translated from the coding sequence ATGATCCGTAAGCACTTCGCAGGTTTCGCAGCCAGCGCCTTGGCAATGGCCGTTACCGCCCAGGCTTTCGCGGGTACCGTGACCACCGACGGCGCCGATATCGTAGTCAAGACCAAGGGTGGCCTCGAGGTCGCTACCACCGACAAGGAATTCAGCTTCAAGCTGGGTGGTCGTATTCAGGCTGACTACAGCCGTTTTGACGGTTTCTACACCAACAACGGCAACACCGCGGACGCCGGCTACTTCCGCCGCGCCTACCTGGAACTGGGCGGCGTGATGTACACCGACTGGGCCTACGCGATCGCTTACGACTTCTCGCATAACTCCGGCGGTGACAACCGTTCTGAAGATGGTTACTTCGACGAAGCGTCGCTGGCCTACAACGGCTTCAAGCCGGTCTCGATCAAGGTGGGTCGTTTCGACCCTGAGTTCGGCCTGGAAAAAGCCACCAGCTCCAAGTGGGTCACCGCTCAAGAGCGTACCGCCGCGTACGACCTGGTCGACTGGACCAACTCGCACAACGGCGGCATGGGCCTGCAGGCCTCCGGCAACGCCGGTGACTCGCTGTACGGTTCGGTCGGTGTGTTCGCCAAGGACGCCACCAACCAGGACAAGGACGGCGACAGCACCAAGCAGTTCAACCTGCGTGGCGTCTTCGCCCCGATGCACGAAGCTGGCAACGTTCTGCACTTCGGCATCAACTACGCCCAGCGTGACCTTTCCGACACCGCTTTCGACGGCCGTATCCGCAGCCGCCTGGGCATGCGTGGCGTGAGCACCGACGGTGGCCAGGATGCTGGCAGCAACGGCAACCGCCTGACCCTGGGTGGCGCCAACAACTCCCCGGTCGGTTCCTACGACACCGACAAGGCCTGGAACCTGGAAGCCGCCTGGGCCATGGGCCCGTTCTCGGTACAGGGTGAATACATCAAGCGTGACGTCGAAGCCGACAGCGCTGCCTTCTCCGACATCAAGGCCGACGGCTATTACGGTCAACTGGCCTACACCATCACCGGTGAAGCCCGTGGCTACAAGCTGGGCAAATTCGACGCGATCAAGCCGTCGAACAAGCAGATCGGTGCCTGGGAAGTCTTCTACCGCTACGACCACCTGAGCGTCGATGACGACAACGGTGCGTTCGCCAACATCGACGATGTCGAAGCCAAGGTCCACAACGTGGGTGTGAACTGGTACGCCAACGAGTCGATCAAGCTCAGCGGTGTGTACGTCAAGGCTAATGTCGACAACGCCGAGAACGCTGTGGGCGACGACAGCGGCGACGGTTTTGTAATGCGCGCGCAGTACGTGTTCTAA
- a CDS encoding GNAT family N-acetyltransferase, with product MPNLILPRLADLTPATWDALVPGEQPFLRHAFLSSLEDSGSVSRHTGWTPAHRLLTDAAGQVQAALPAYVKTHSFGEYVFDHGWADACERAGIAYYPKLLCAVPFSPVSGSRLLGDAQACGALIDQLSEELFAQGLSGAHVNFTDEQADAVMRGREGWMERLGCQFHWRNQGYRDFQDFLDSLASRKRKQMRKEREQVAGQGIEFRWMRGDELSEAQWDFVFACYANTYAVRRRAPYLTRSFFSLLAERMPGAIRVVMARQGGRDVAMAFSLVGGDSLYGRYWGCLDAFDRLHFETCFYQGMDFAIAEGLQRFDAGAQGEHKLIRGFEPVITRSWHYLLHPGLRRAVEEFLQQERAGVMAYAEEAGTALPYRRG from the coding sequence ATGCCCAACCTGATCCTGCCTCGCCTCGCCGACCTCACACCTGCCACCTGGGATGCCCTGGTGCCGGGGGAACAGCCGTTTTTGCGCCATGCCTTCCTGAGCAGCCTGGAAGACAGCGGCAGCGTCAGCCGCCATACCGGCTGGACGCCGGCCCACCGCCTGCTCACCGATGCGGCCGGGCAGGTGCAGGCGGCCTTGCCGGCTTATGTGAAAACCCACTCCTTCGGCGAATACGTCTTCGACCACGGCTGGGCCGATGCCTGTGAACGCGCCGGGATTGCCTACTACCCCAAGCTGCTGTGCGCCGTGCCGTTTTCACCGGTCAGCGGCTCTCGCCTGTTGGGGGATGCCCAGGCGTGTGGGGCCCTGATCGATCAGCTCAGCGAGGAACTGTTTGCACAGGGCCTGTCAGGGGCGCATGTCAACTTCACCGATGAGCAGGCTGACGCCGTGATGCGAGGTCGCGAAGGCTGGATGGAGCGCCTGGGTTGCCAGTTTCATTGGCGCAACCAGGGCTATCGGGATTTCCAGGACTTTCTCGACAGCCTCGCTTCGCGCAAGCGCAAGCAGATGCGCAAGGAGCGCGAGCAGGTGGCGGGGCAGGGGATCGAGTTTCGCTGGATGCGAGGTGATGAACTCAGCGAGGCACAGTGGGATTTCGTCTTTGCCTGTTATGCCAACACCTATGCGGTGCGGCGGCGGGCGCCGTACCTGACCCGCTCGTTCTTCAGCTTGCTGGCCGAGCGGATGCCCGGCGCGATTCGTGTGGTCATGGCGCGCCAGGGCGGCCGTGATGTGGCCATGGCGTTCAGCCTGGTGGGCGGGGACAGTTTGTACGGTCGCTACTGGGGCTGCCTGGATGCGTTCGATCGGCTGCATTTCGAGACCTGTTTCTACCAGGGCATGGACTTCGCCATTGCCGAGGGTCTTCAGCGCTTCGATGCCGGGGCCCAGGGCGAGCACAAGTTGATTCGCGGGTTTGAGCCGGTGATTACCCGGTCCTGGCATTACCTGCTGCATCCCGGCTTGAGGCGGGCGGTGGAGGAATTTTTGCAGCAGGAGCGGGCGGGGGTGATGGCGTATGCCGAAGAGGCGGGTACGGCGTTGCCTTATCGGCGGGGCTGA